A part of Candidatus Zymogenaceae bacterium genomic DNA contains:
- a CDS encoding sugar transferase encodes MSEVNNNRDIVIKRRGGVFLTAILVFLDALFLFVSWLCAYWLRIALAYYYPLQLNPFSDYLVATPMMVLGWIITGGIFGLYHRTAKMSITNEFIILVKVFFLGLLVSMSLGFLLRDLHISRSVVIFMGILSFFFLSISRIIVRMVESVLWKRGYGVLRTLVVGAGESGIRTVQKLQDSRDVGYRVVGFVDNDRSKIGTNVGDIPVLGSDQDIHTIIDEYHVDDVFFALPNLDHHTILNVVSASGRKGVSFHIVTDVFDVISDATRIDMVGNFPVVNLKGEGPGRGYDFFKRTMDIILASIGIVITVPLWLFVMALTKIDSPGPIFFSQERVGRDGRRFSMIKFRTMRVDTPTYSRSPRKERDDRITRLGGVLRRLSLDELPQLINVLAGDMSIVGPRPEMPFIVEKYQEWEKKRLSVKPGLTGLWQVIGRQDLPLEENVQYDFYYIKNRSLIMDISIILRTIPALLSRRGAY; translated from the coding sequence GTGTCAGAGGTGAATAACAACAGGGACATCGTCATCAAGAGACGGGGAGGGGTGTTTTTAACGGCCATACTGGTGTTTCTGGACGCATTGTTTCTCTTCGTCTCGTGGTTGTGTGCGTACTGGCTTCGGATCGCCCTTGCGTACTACTATCCGCTCCAACTCAATCCTTTTTCCGATTATCTCGTCGCCACGCCGATGATGGTTCTCGGCTGGATTATCACGGGCGGCATTTTTGGTCTGTATCACCGGACCGCGAAAATGAGCATTACCAATGAATTCATCATCCTGGTGAAGGTCTTTTTCTTGGGTCTGTTGGTCAGCATGTCCCTTGGATTTCTCCTGAGAGACCTGCATATATCCCGCTCCGTGGTGATCTTCATGGGTATCTTAAGTTTTTTCTTTCTCAGTATTTCACGAATAATCGTTCGTATGGTGGAATCGGTGCTGTGGAAGCGGGGATATGGGGTTCTGAGAACCCTGGTGGTGGGGGCGGGGGAAAGCGGTATACGCACCGTCCAGAAGCTTCAGGATTCCCGGGATGTGGGATATCGGGTTGTTGGATTCGTGGATAACGATCGCTCGAAAATCGGGACAAACGTGGGCGATATCCCGGTACTGGGAAGCGATCAGGATATTCACACCATCATCGATGAGTACCATGTAGACGATGTGTTTTTCGCTCTGCCGAATCTGGATCATCACACCATTCTCAATGTCGTTTCCGCATCCGGCAGGAAGGGTGTGTCGTTTCATATCGTGACCGATGTATTCGACGTCATCTCCGACGCCACCAGAATAGACATGGTGGGGAATTTTCCGGTCGTAAATCTCAAGGGGGAGGGGCCGGGGCGTGGATATGATTTTTTCAAGCGAACGATGGATATTATTCTGGCATCCATCGGCATCGTGATAACCGTCCCGCTGTGGCTTTTCGTTATGGCGCTCACCAAGATCGATTCCCCCGGGCCGATCTTCTTTTCCCAGGAGCGGGTGGGGAGGGACGGCAGACGGTTTTCAATGATAAAGTTTCGAACGATGCGTGTGGACACGCCGACCTATTCCCGCTCGCCCCGAAAGGAACGGGACGACCGGATAACCCGGCTGGGGGGGGTACTTCGCCGGCTCTCCCTGGACGAGTTGCCCCAGCTTATCAATGTCCTGGCGGGAGACATGAGCATCGTCGGACCCCGGCCGGAGATGCCCTTTATCGTTGAAAAGTACCAGGAGTGGGAGAAAAAGCGTCTCTCCGTCAAGCCGGGACTGACCGGTCTGTGGCAGGTTATCGGCCGTCAGGACCTGCCCCTGGAGGAGAACGTGCAATATGATTTTTATTATATAAAGAATCGTTCTCTGATTATGGACATATCCATCATCCTGCGTACCATCCCGGCGTTGCTTTCACGGAGGGGGGCGTACTGA
- a CDS encoding flippase-like domain-containing protein, with translation MNEKRDAAFNTTGLPGRRLRVLTSILLLGIVGFIAWFFIKRHWGEFVTLVDLSPGYLVQMSILIVLFQTVLGVKIRAATRAFDVHLAGHQWFAVAQINSLLNYLPVRSGPIVSAAYLKNVFDFPYTRYASVLGAGFVLTVIVFSSMGCLGIIGMAILGEAMLWEILPIYAVMIAAPLGLFLWMGRNPESIQNRLLVRFREGWAVIAGNAMCLGTLIVADCLLVMIDSYRILLSYRTVGVDIPYLAGWAMIPLANLAGVLSFVPGGLGVKEGVVGLLSRVAGIGFESGIYATGIDRVLLMMWLVILGVASMLTLVLRHGIFHEKS, from the coding sequence GTGAACGAAAAACGGGATGCGGCATTCAATACGACGGGATTGCCGGGAAGACGATTACGCGTGCTCACAAGCATCCTGTTGTTGGGTATCGTGGGGTTCATCGCCTGGTTTTTTATCAAGAGACACTGGGGTGAATTCGTTACGCTTGTGGATCTCTCGCCCGGGTATCTTGTGCAAATGAGCATCCTCATCGTGCTTTTTCAAACCGTCCTCGGGGTAAAAATCCGTGCGGCGACCCGGGCATTCGATGTGCACCTCGCCGGGCACCAGTGGTTCGCCGTCGCCCAGATCAACTCGCTGTTGAACTACCTCCCGGTTAGAAGCGGGCCGATCGTCAGCGCCGCCTACTTGAAGAATGTGTTTGATTTTCCCTATACCCGGTATGCTTCGGTGCTGGGCGCCGGTTTTGTGCTGACGGTTATCGTGTTTTCGTCGATGGGATGTCTCGGAATCATCGGCATGGCGATTCTGGGCGAAGCCATGCTCTGGGAGATACTTCCGATATATGCCGTCATGATCGCGGCGCCGTTGGGACTGTTTCTCTGGATGGGGAGAAACCCGGAGAGCATACAGAACCGGCTTCTTGTAAGGTTTCGAGAGGGATGGGCGGTCATCGCGGGAAATGCGATGTGCCTGGGGACCCTCATCGTCGCCGATTGTCTCCTGGTGATGATCGACTCCTATCGTATACTGCTCTCATACCGCACCGTCGGCGTCGATATTCCCTACCTCGCCGGCTGGGCCATGATTCCCCTGGCGAATCTCGCCGGTGTTCTGAGCTTCGTTCCCGGAGGGCTGGGGGTTAAGGAGGGGGTTGTGGGACTGCTGTCTCGAGTGGCGGGGATCGGATTCGAATCGGGTATCTACGCAACCGGCATCGACCGGGTGCTGTTGATGATGTGGCTTGTGATTCTGGGTGTCGCGTCGATGCTGACACTGGTGCTGCGGCATGGAATATTTCATGAAAAATCTTGA
- a CDS encoding ABC transporter ATP-binding protein, whose protein sequence is MTENAVYLRGVQKSFRTGFFIKKTQALSSVSLEIKKGEVFGYLGPNGSGKTTTLKLIMGIIFPDKGIIRVMNRPPGDIVVKESIGFLPESPYFYEYLTAREFLDFYARLFALSSRVRNERIGYLLKLVGLEKKSDIALRLYSKGMLQRVGLAQALINDPDLIILDEPMAGLDPLGRAEFKQIIHSLKSRGKTIIFSSHILPDVEALADRVGIIINGSIRDVGKLDELLGKRVKSMEITVRGGDKTMVDQLSEYAALKRSVDDRYLFTVKKTDDVNKVIDIVRWFNARIETVEPIRVNLEELFISEIKKDVSS, encoded by the coding sequence ATGACTGAGAATGCGGTATATCTGAGAGGCGTTCAGAAGTCCTTTCGTACCGGTTTTTTTATAAAGAAAACGCAGGCCCTCTCGAGTGTGAGCCTGGAAATAAAAAAAGGGGAGGTGTTCGGATATCTGGGTCCGAACGGATCGGGGAAGACCACCACCCTCAAGCTGATCATGGGAATCATCTTTCCGGATAAGGGGATCATCAGGGTGATGAACAGACCCCCGGGGGATATTGTCGTCAAGGAAAGCATCGGTTTTTTGCCGGAAAGTCCCTATTTCTATGAATATCTCACCGCCAGGGAATTTCTTGATTTTTACGCCCGACTGTTCGCACTCTCTTCTCGTGTAAGGAATGAGCGGATCGGCTATCTCCTCAAGCTGGTGGGCTTGGAAAAAAAATCGGATATCGCGTTGCGGCTGTATTCCAAAGGAATGCTCCAACGCGTCGGCCTCGCTCAGGCCCTCATCAATGATCCTGATCTGATTATACTTGACGAGCCGATGGCGGGGCTGGATCCCCTGGGCCGGGCGGAGTTCAAGCAGATTATCCACAGCCTCAAGAGCCGGGGCAAGACGATTATCTTCTCCTCCCACATCCTTCCGGACGTGGAGGCGCTTGCCGATCGGGTCGGCATCATTATCAACGGAAGCATCAGGGATGTGGGGAAACTCGATGAGCTGCTCGGGAAACGGGTGAAGTCGATGGAGATAACGGTTCGCGGCGGTGACAAGACGATGGTGGATCAATTGAGCGAGTATGCGGCGCTGAAGCGCTCCGTGGACGACAGGTACCTGTTTACGGTAAAGAAGACTGATGATGTCAATAAGGTCATTGATATTGTTCGCTGGTTCAATGCGAGGATCGAGACGGTGGAGCCGATCAGGGTGAACCTGGAGGAGCTCTTCATCAGTGAAATCAAGAAGGATGTGTCGTCATGA
- a CDS encoding ABC transporter permease translates to MMKFITKVWVIGENTFKEAIRDRILYSIVFFAVLILIVSTVLDVVTIGQRTKIIKDVGLASISLFGALIAIFVGIGLVYKELDKRTIYTIVSKPVTRLQFLLGKYLGLVFTIFVEVAAMSLIFCLIVFSQNGGVDLLLIEAIVLTFLELMIVCAVAIFFSSFTTPILSGMFTLGVYIIGHLTYDLYEFSHNFSGTALEKILKILYYVFPNLDNFNIRSNAVHGLPVSGDFLLFSITYGLLYIILLFAISSFIFNRKDFK, encoded by the coding sequence ATGATGAAATTCATCACAAAGGTCTGGGTGATCGGTGAAAACACGTTCAAAGAGGCCATCCGGGACAGGATCCTCTACAGCATCGTCTTTTTCGCCGTACTGATCCTGATTGTCTCCACGGTGCTGGATGTCGTCACGATCGGCCAGAGGACGAAGATCATCAAGGACGTGGGATTGGCGTCCATCTCGCTGTTCGGCGCCCTGATCGCCATTTTCGTCGGGATCGGCCTGGTGTATAAGGAGCTGGATAAAAGGACGATCTATACCATCGTTTCAAAGCCGGTCACACGACTGCAATTCCTGCTGGGCAAATACCTGGGCCTGGTCTTTACGATTTTCGTGGAAGTGGCGGCGATGTCACTGATTTTCTGTCTCATCGTTTTCTCACAGAACGGGGGTGTGGATCTGCTGCTTATTGAGGCCATTGTGCTGACATTTCTCGAGCTGATGATCGTCTGCGCCGTGGCGATATTTTTCTCTTCATTCACAACGCCCATCCTCAGCGGTATGTTCACCCTCGGAGTCTATATTATCGGGCATCTGACCTATGACCTGTATGAGTTTAGTCATAATTTCAGCGGAACGGCGCTTGAAAAAATATTGAAAATCCTCTATTACGTTTTTCCGAACCTGGATAACTTCAACATCCGCAGTAACGCGGTTCACGGATTGCCGGTAAGCGGGGACTTTCTGCTGTTTTCGATTACGTACGGCCTTTTGTATATCATTCTGCTGTTTGCTATTTCTTCCTTTATCTTTAACAGGAAGGATTTTAAATAA
- a CDS encoding prepilin peptidase: MDIYLFIQIATFFFGLIIGSFLNVCIYRLPREQSIVHPGSCCPECKEPIRWYDNIPLISFIALRGKCRGCARPISWRYPIVELLTGLVCTGLFYLYGPSVPFVIYFILSASLIVVTMIDVDFQIIPNVISIPGILIGFALSFLNPEISWKESALGILVGGGFLALTALGYYLWTKEEGMGMGDVKLLAMIGAFLGIGGVFFTILLGSIVGSICGIFMHMRHSGDEKMKIPFGPFLSLGAVCFIFFGRTLMDMYLGMFVP, encoded by the coding sequence ATGGATATATATTTATTCATACAGATCGCGACCTTCTTTTTCGGGCTGATCATCGGCAGCTTCCTGAACGTATGCATCTACAGGCTTCCCCGGGAACAATCGATCGTCCATCCCGGATCATGCTGTCCCGAGTGTAAGGAGCCGATACGCTGGTATGACAATATCCCTCTGATCAGCTTTATTGCGCTCAGGGGAAAATGCCGCGGCTGCGCGCGCCCCATATCATGGCGATACCCGATTGTGGAGCTGCTGACGGGGCTTGTGTGCACGGGACTCTTTTATCTCTACGGCCCTTCCGTCCCTTTCGTCATATATTTTATTCTGAGCGCTTCGCTCATCGTGGTAACGATGATTGATGTCGATTTTCAGATCATACCCAACGTCATTTCGATCCCAGGGATTCTCATCGGATTCGCCCTGTCGTTTCTTAATCCGGAGATTTCGTGGAAGGAATCGGCCCTGGGCATTCTCGTCGGCGGGGGATTTTTGGCACTGACCGCCCTCGGTTATTACCTGTGGACAAAGGAAGAGGGCATGGGGATGGGGGACGTGAAGCTTTTGGCGATGATCGGGGCGTTTCTGGGGATCGGCGGCGTCTTTTTTACCATTCTCCTGGGGAGTATTGTGGGATCCATCTGTGGAATTTTTATGCACATGAGGCATTCAGGCGACGAGAAGATGAAAATTCCCTTCGGCCCGTTTCTCTCCCTGGGAGCGGTTTGTTTCATATTTTTCGGAAGAACCCTCATGGACATGTATCTCGGGATGTTTGTGCCATGA
- a CDS encoding P1 family peptidase encodes MNRSDDIPHDGITDVPGILVGHAQNYDAMTGVSVVMTETGAVGGIDIRGTAAGTRQVDSLSPLHVANTVHAVTLSGGSAFGLSASGGVLRYLEERGVGLDVFYARVPVVPSAIIFDLGIGNPAVRPDEEMGYRAAQSASADGFSQGSVGAGCGASVGKLFGTGWAMKGGLGTASESIDGVIVGVLVVVNAFGDILDWETGSILAGTRDPEHPENLIDTAQKIRLGFDRAMPPGQNTTLAVVATNVELPKSGVIKLAQMAQSSLARVISPIHSTFDGDVVFALSVRNPDGLKDDSVKAGINTLALLGERALFRAVKRAIVHADGRGVVPSYQDMQT; translated from the coding sequence ATGAATCGTTCAGACGATATACCTCATGACGGCATAACGGATGTTCCGGGGATTCTGGTCGGACACGCCCAGAACTATGATGCCATGACCGGCGTGTCGGTGGTGATGACCGAAACCGGCGCAGTGGGGGGGATAGACATTCGAGGAACCGCCGCCGGAACTCGACAGGTGGACTCCCTCTCTCCACTGCATGTGGCCAATACCGTTCATGCCGTTACCCTATCCGGCGGCAGTGCGTTCGGGCTCTCCGCATCAGGAGGTGTGCTTCGCTATCTTGAAGAGCGGGGTGTGGGTCTTGACGTCTTTTATGCCCGCGTTCCCGTTGTGCCGTCGGCGATTATTTTTGACCTGGGGATAGGTAATCCGGCGGTTAGGCCCGACGAGGAGATGGGATACCGGGCGGCACAGAGCGCGTCGGCGGATGGGTTTTCTCAGGGGAGTGTGGGTGCTGGGTGCGGCGCATCCGTCGGGAAGCTGTTCGGCACGGGATGGGCGATGAAGGGAGGTCTGGGAACCGCCAGCGAATCGATCGACGGTGTTATCGTGGGGGTTCTGGTGGTGGTAAACGCCTTCGGTGATATCCTGGACTGGGAGACAGGATCGATTCTCGCGGGGACCCGGGATCCCGAACATCCCGAAAACCTGATCGATACCGCACAGAAGATTCGCCTCGGATTTGATCGGGCCATGCCCCCCGGCCAGAACACCACCCTTGCCGTGGTGGCGACCAATGTGGAACTGCCCAAGAGCGGGGTCATTAAGCTTGCGCAAATGGCGCAGTCGTCTTTGGCCCGGGTGATATCCCCCATACACTCCACATTTGATGGGGATGTCGTATTCGCCCTGTCGGTGCGGAACCCGGACGGATTGAAAGACGATTCGGTCAAAGCGGGAATAAACACCCTGGCGCTGCTCGGCGAACGAGCACTGTTTCGAGCGGTAAAGCGGGCGATTGTTCATGCGGACGGCAGGGGAGTAGTTCCGTCATATCAGGATATGCAAACGTAG
- a CDS encoding HEAT repeat domain-containing protein produces the protein MLEDRKNALIGALKDEDAEVRKRASDALLKLEALSELGDVLKAYKDSSKQEKLRYIYSLSKMKHEKALVPLLYSLRDPDEEIRVSAIRAIGDMGKNKGVPALLQMLKDTSIVAKIQAVESLGKIGDKSVAGFLVKMLPSRNAELDEAIVTALGTFRLKATEPLLIKMLESKFPNVRRAAAWALGELDI, from the coding sequence ATGCTGGAAGACAGGAAAAATGCCTTAATCGGCGCACTGAAGGATGAGGACGCCGAGGTTCGAAAACGCGCATCAGACGCCCTGCTGAAGCTTGAGGCGCTCTCCGAGCTGGGCGATGTCCTCAAGGCATACAAGGACTCGTCCAAGCAGGAGAAGCTTCGCTATATCTATTCTCTTTCAAAGATGAAACACGAGAAGGCCCTGGTGCCCCTCCTGTATTCCCTCAGGGACCCCGATGAGGAAATACGCGTCAGCGCGATACGGGCGATCGGGGATATGGGAAAGAACAAGGGAGTGCCGGCCCTGCTGCAGATGCTCAAAGATACCAGCATAGTGGCGAAAATTCAGGCGGTGGAGTCATTGGGGAAGATAGGCGATAAATCCGTGGCGGGTTTTTTGGTCAAGATGCTTCCTTCACGAAACGCCGAGCTCGATGAAGCCATCGTGACGGCTCTGGGCACATTTCGCCTGAAGGCAACCGAGCCGCTGCTGATTAAGATGCTGGAGAGTAAATTTCCGAACGTCCGTCGGGCCGCCGCGTGGGCGTTGGGAGAGCTTGATATCTGA
- a CDS encoding HD domain-containing protein yields MSTLQDEKQRKQSFIRAMKILNAAISSLKLYSPNHPSVSKSLDDLFSIIQALIDDKDRIVIAVTRNIPILDGIPVYESDVAIQSFVKMMQQRGIELIIIKSKLKQEELVPFLNILRGDKQTLTSENLTLLLEQNRVKNILIKDVNFNQRAKEAYFDAIGSISRVLDDVQHDNVVNIFESKRSVKGMINSILVDKNILLSLSMIKNFDDYLFSHSVNVCILSISLAEELNYGEDELTDIGMAGLLHDIGKIKTSLEVLQKPGKLNEEEWELMRQHPQLGADLLKEQEGLSEKTIRIVLEHHMRPNGKGYPQYDPGREPLTQSQIVAIADTYDAATTIRPYQEPLSCTGAIKLMRQMSRETSEFDRNMLASFEKMMGGYPIGTTVRLDTNEIGYVTRYGSKKEAPMVKIFLDRAGQMLNEPKEVDLNEKDMETGKPFRNIIDEVDPIARNLDLNRILES; encoded by the coding sequence ATGAGCACATTACAGGATGAGAAACAGCGAAAGCAAAGCTTCATCAGAGCGATGAAGATCCTTAACGCCGCCATCTCCAGCCTGAAGCTTTATTCACCCAATCACCCATCGGTCTCAAAGTCTCTGGATGATCTGTTTAGCATTATCCAAGCACTCATCGATGACAAGGATCGCATCGTCATCGCGGTCACACGAAACATCCCGATTCTGGATGGGATACCGGTATATGAAAGCGATGTCGCCATACAATCCTTCGTCAAAATGATGCAACAGCGGGGGATAGAGCTGATTATCATCAAGTCAAAATTGAAACAGGAAGAGCTCGTTCCCTTTCTGAATATCCTCAGGGGTGACAAACAAACCCTCACCTCCGAAAACCTGACCCTTCTTCTCGAACAAAACCGCGTAAAAAATATCCTTATTAAGGATGTAAACTTCAATCAGCGGGCGAAAGAAGCATATTTCGATGCCATCGGCTCCATTAGCAGGGTGCTCGATGATGTACAACATGACAATGTGGTCAACATCTTTGAGAGCAAGCGATCGGTCAAGGGAATGATCAATTCCATTCTGGTCGATAAAAACATCCTGCTTTCTCTATCGATGATAAAAAACTTCGATGACTATCTGTTCTCCCACTCGGTAAACGTCTGTATCCTGTCGATTTCACTGGCGGAGGAGCTGAACTACGGAGAAGATGAACTCACCGATATCGGAATGGCGGGGCTGCTTCATGATATAGGCAAGATCAAAACCTCCCTGGAAGTCCTGCAGAAACCGGGCAAGCTGAACGAGGAGGAATGGGAATTGATGAGGCAGCACCCACAACTGGGAGCGGACCTCCTCAAGGAACAGGAAGGATTATCGGAAAAAACGATCAGGATAGTGCTGGAGCATCACATGCGGCCCAACGGCAAGGGATACCCTCAATATGATCCGGGCAGGGAACCTTTAACCCAAAGCCAAATCGTCGCCATTGCGGACACCTATGACGCCGCCACGACCATCAGGCCGTATCAGGAACCGCTTTCCTGCACGGGCGCCATTAAGCTGATGCGGCAGATGTCCAGGGAAACAAGTGAATTCGACAGGAACATGCTCGCATCTTTTGAAAAGATGATGGGCGGCTATCCGATCGGCACAACCGTCCGGCTCGACACCAATGAAATCGGCTACGTCACACGGTACGGCTCCAAGAAGGAGGCGCCGATGGTAAAAATCTTCCTCGACAGAGCGGGGCAGATGCTGAACGAGCCAAAGGAAGTGGATCTCAACGAAAAGGATATGGAAACCGGCAAGCCCTTTCGCAATATTATCGACGAAGTGGACCCCATCGCGAGGAACCTTGACCTCAACCGGATACTGGAGTCGTAA
- a CDS encoding HEAT repeat domain-containing protein has translation MVVDNTTPHNPHVEALLVELMKAQRSGFMYPPGHPTRKNILVNTYHVFRSFLDEENEFRLTVGKKNLKYNDIPIGGDAEIQEKLFQELTLKNISELTFKHDLTISEMEIFVDLLNMNSRDFRNEGGAQTLFVNNNLKSIAVKEADYDTLLKNKEEGNDDTLEEGEQAPEPVPEEEVQEEEEKLPDIQEEEKEELHKEIDLYLTALSQERDLKKYRKILLNLVKLSEKLAEETRTGELLTILIGITREVLPKKKRPRELQVLSIKAIKRSVTTDVISSAIDTYCNKGDVNKAEYSALIKIIGEDAIEPTIEKLIVSDSASERRNLIQIIVGFGEHSRGPVESYLSDDRWYVVRNMVSILGHIGNERSLGPLMRIINHDDVRIQREVIHALTKIGGKQVIVFLLKLLEDAEPQQAIIIINALGVLGDTMATAPLVDIAKKRDILYRNYELRKEAINNLGRLKSTEAIDALGKILLKAEFLGGLRNEDLRISAAKALGRIGGEEAVAYLISAVQKRDRIIRRAAESCLASLGYNHEHITG, from the coding sequence ATGGTAGTTGATAACACAACTCCTCACAATCCGCATGTTGAAGCGCTACTGGTTGAACTGATGAAGGCGCAGCGCAGCGGTTTTATGTATCCACCCGGACACCCCACCAGAAAAAACATACTGGTGAATACCTACCATGTTTTCCGCTCTTTTTTAGATGAGGAAAACGAATTTCGTCTCACGGTCGGCAAGAAAAACCTGAAATACAACGACATTCCCATAGGCGGAGACGCCGAGATACAAGAAAAGCTCTTTCAAGAGCTCACTCTAAAAAATATCAGTGAATTGACCTTCAAGCACGACCTCACCATCAGTGAGATGGAGATTTTCGTCGATCTCCTCAACATGAACAGCAGGGATTTCAGGAACGAAGGCGGCGCTCAAACTCTCTTCGTAAACAACAACCTGAAGAGTATTGCCGTCAAGGAAGCCGACTACGACACCCTCTTGAAGAACAAGGAAGAGGGAAACGACGATACCCTTGAGGAGGGAGAGCAAGCGCCTGAGCCCGTCCCGGAGGAGGAAGTACAGGAAGAGGAGGAAAAATTACCTGATATCCAGGAAGAGGAAAAAGAGGAACTCCACAAGGAAATCGACCTGTACCTCACCGCCCTCTCGCAGGAAAGAGACCTGAAAAAGTATCGCAAGATACTGCTCAACCTGGTAAAGCTCTCGGAAAAACTGGCGGAAGAGACACGAACAGGCGAACTGCTTACCATACTCATCGGTATAACAAGGGAAGTGCTTCCGAAAAAGAAGCGCCCCCGGGAGTTACAGGTTCTCAGTATCAAGGCGATCAAACGATCCGTCACCACCGATGTCATCAGTTCCGCCATTGATACCTACTGCAACAAAGGTGATGTCAACAAGGCTGAATACAGCGCCCTGATTAAAATTATCGGTGAAGACGCCATTGAGCCGACCATTGAAAAACTCATAGTAAGTGACAGCGCATCAGAGAGACGGAATCTCATACAGATAATCGTCGGCTTCGGTGAACATTCCCGAGGCCCTGTAGAATCCTACCTTTCCGATGATCGCTGGTACGTCGTCAGAAACATGGTCTCGATTCTGGGACACATCGGAAACGAGCGCTCCCTGGGACCACTCATGCGTATCATTAACCACGATGACGTCAGGATTCAGCGTGAGGTGATTCACGCCCTCACGAAAATCGGCGGGAAGCAGGTTATTGTTTTCCTTCTCAAGCTGCTTGAGGACGCCGAACCGCAACAGGCGATCATCATTATCAACGCCCTGGGAGTTCTGGGAGACACAATGGCCACAGCACCGCTGGTGGACATCGCCAAAAAGCGGGATATCCTGTATCGCAATTATGAATTACGAAAAGAAGCCATCAACAACCTGGGGCGCCTGAAGTCCACTGAAGCGATCGACGCTCTGGGAAAAATTCTTCTGAAAGCTGAATTTCTGGGGGGACTCAGAAACGAAGACCTCAGAATCTCCGCGGCAAAGGCGCTGGGGCGAATCGGCGGTGAAGAAGCCGTCGCCTATCTCATCTCTGCGGTACAAAAGAGAGACAGAATCATCAGACGTGCCGCGGAAAGCTGCCTGGCCAGTTTGGGATATAATCATGAGCACATTACAGGATGA
- a CDS encoding polyprenyl synthetase family protein encodes MTETFSVIEDDLKALESELADNLASDVTLIPKIGRHLFSSGGKRFRPSLLILCARLFHGDRHQYLPLAGVIELIHAATLLHDDVVDKADMRRGVQSVNRLWGNEASILVGDFLISQAFSIMVDSGSLRILQIVSETTKKMSEGEMFQISLGDRIDISEQEYLKVIYNKTAILISAACRIGTILGDATEEDEERIVRFGEGLGMAFQIVDDVLDYVSRSSDLGKPVGIDFTERKPTLPLIYALSRMNDEERAYVTGLFYANTLSDDEFREIARLVRKNGGIDFSLKRAAHYVDDAKKELSYLMDSEEKQALIGIADYIIERSA; translated from the coding sequence ATGACAGAAACATTTTCAGTTATAGAAGATGATCTGAAGGCCCTGGAGTCGGAACTGGCAGACAATCTCGCATCGGATGTCACGTTGATTCCAAAAATCGGCCGTCATCTCTTCTCCTCCGGCGGGAAGCGCTTTCGCCCGTCGCTGTTGATATTATGCGCGCGCCTCTTTCACGGTGATCGCCACCAGTATCTTCCCCTTGCGGGGGTAATTGAACTGATACACGCGGCCACACTGCTTCATGACGACGTGGTGGATAAAGCCGACATGCGTCGGGGTGTGCAGTCGGTCAACCGACTGTGGGGGAACGAGGCGAGTATTCTTGTGGGCGATTTTCTGATCTCTCAGGCCTTTTCCATCATGGTGGATTCCGGCAGTCTCAGGATTCTTCAGATCGTATCGGAAACCACCAAGAAGATGTCGGAAGGAGAGATGTTCCAGATCAGTCTTGGGGATAGAATAGACATTAGCGAACAAGAGTATCTGAAGGTCATTTATAACAAAACCGCCATATTGATTTCGGCCGCATGTCGTATCGGGACCATCCTCGGCGATGCAACCGAGGAGGACGAAGAAAGAATCGTCCGCTTCGGCGAGGGACTGGGAATGGCGTTTCAGATCGTCGACGACGTTCTCGATTATGTCTCCAGGTCGAGCGATCTTGGGAAACCGGTCGGAATCGATTTTACCGAACGAAAACCGACGCTTCCGTTGATATACGCCCTGAGCAGGATGAACGATGAGGAGCGCGCGTATGTGACCGGGTTGTTTTACGCGAACACCCTTTCAGACGACGAATTCAGGGAAATCGCCCGGTTGGTCCGTAAAAACGGCGGGATTGATTTTTCCCTTAAGAGGGCCGCTCATTACGTGGATGACGCAAAAAAAGAACTTTCGTATCTCATGGATTCGGAAGAGAAACAGGCCCTGATAGGCATAGCCGATTATATCATTGAACGAAGCGCCTGA